The following proteins are co-located in the Haloplanus sp. HW8-1 genome:
- a CDS encoding DUF1102 domain-containing protein, which produces MNRRQLLAAMGALGGGGAIVTGTGAFTSVQADRDVAVQVADDANAFLALEATGPNAPYTDTSDGQLGIDLTSDNATGAGGQGVNTDAVTVIADLFEVRNQGTQEIEVEITPLTFVDTDSGNTLIVLLVPETSFPSVTLTPGDAETYSLVVDAFPGGTSPDIGIDDTMTVTGEAT; this is translated from the coding sequence ATGAATCGACGACAACTCCTCGCGGCGATGGGGGCACTGGGCGGTGGCGGGGCGATCGTCACCGGAACGGGCGCGTTCACGAGCGTGCAGGCCGACCGCGACGTCGCGGTTCAGGTGGCCGACGACGCGAACGCGTTCCTCGCGCTGGAAGCCACCGGCCCAAACGCGCCGTATACGGACACGAGCGACGGCCAGTTAGGTATCGATCTCACGAGCGACAACGCCACCGGCGCGGGCGGCCAGGGCGTCAACACCGATGCGGTCACCGTCATCGCGGACCTCTTCGAGGTCCGCAACCAAGGGACCCAGGAGATCGAGGTAGAGATCACGCCGCTGACGTTCGTGGACACGGACTCGGGCAACACGCTCATCGTGTTGCTCGTTCCGGAGACGAGCTTCCCGTCGGTGACGCTCACGCCGGGTGACGCGGAAACGTACAGCCTCGTCGTGGACGCGTTCCCGGGCGGCACGAGTCCGGATATCGGGATCGACGACACGATGACCGTCACGGGGGAGGCCACGTAA
- a CDS encoding DUF1102 domain-containing protein, producing MKRRRLLLGFGAMAGTSGAVGSGAFTSAEAKRSVSVAVASDTESFLELGPCEGSSNGEYVRTENGVLSLDLSAENPTLGGGTGVNRNATTVLDDVFEIRNAGTQSVGVWVTVDAAVAATGDPAIEFFRGGDPSRGIVGRDEAVCLDVGESTRVGFVVRTHGVSDGDDLFATRPGGDGEALVINADAEVTC from the coding sequence ATGAAACGACGACGACTGCTGCTCGGTTTCGGCGCCATGGCGGGCACGAGCGGCGCCGTCGGTTCGGGCGCGTTCACGAGCGCAGAAGCCAAGCGCAGCGTGTCGGTCGCAGTGGCGAGCGACACCGAATCGTTCCTCGAACTCGGCCCCTGCGAGGGGAGTTCGAACGGCGAGTACGTCCGGACTGAGAATGGGGTACTGTCGCTGGATCTGAGTGCGGAAAACCCGACCCTCGGCGGCGGAACGGGCGTCAACCGGAACGCGACGACCGTCCTCGACGACGTCTTCGAGATCCGAAACGCCGGAACCCAATCGGTCGGCGTCTGGGTGACCGTCGATGCCGCGGTGGCGGCGACCGGTGACCCCGCGATCGAGTTCTTCCGGGGTGGCGATCCGAGTCGAGGGATCGTCGGGCGGGACGAGGCCGTCTGTCTCGACGTGGGGGAGTCGACCCGCGTGGGATTCGTGGTCCGAACTCACGGTGTCTCCGACGGTGACGACCTGTTTGCCACGCGGCCGGGCGGGGACGGCGAGGCGCTGGTGATCAACGCGGATGCGGAGGTGACGTGCTGA
- a CDS encoding DUF1102 domain-containing protein, which yields MQGTDVLRTGHVAHMQRRKFIAAIGSVAAGAAATVGTGAFTTVQADRSVAVQVAGDANAFLGLDRVTGSANSQAYVTGSPSSGEISFDFSSSNGTSDLGDGFNPDAVTRIDDLLLVTNRGTQNVNFWVDISSLNTGSASVTISTDSTNAAETGGSAGSDQLAYNGSNAGNVDVYTLAPGDSIVLDLEVDTTGQGPASLSGTVTFVAENGGSP from the coding sequence GTGCAGGGGACAGACGTGCTCCGGACGGGGCACGTGGCACACATGCAACGGCGAAAGTTCATCGCGGCGATAGGATCGGTCGCAGCTGGAGCAGCGGCGACTGTCGGCACCGGCGCGTTCACGACCGTTCAGGCCGACCGAAGTGTGGCCGTGCAGGTCGCCGGTGACGCGAACGCTTTCCTGGGACTCGACAGGGTGACCGGGAGCGCAAACTCCCAGGCGTACGTGACCGGATCCCCGTCGAGTGGCGAAATCAGCTTCGACTTCAGCAGTTCGAACGGGACGAGCGACCTGGGAGATGGGTTCAATCCCGACGCGGTGACACGGATCGACGATCTGTTGCTGGTGACCAACCGGGGCACGCAGAACGTCAACTTCTGGGTCGACATCTCGAGTCTCAACACCGGCAGTGCGTCGGTAACGATATCGACTGACTCCACCAACGCCGCCGAGACTGGTGGGTCCGCCGGATCCGACCAACTGGCCTACAACGGGAGCAACGCTGGTAACGTCGACGTGTACACGCTCGCGCCCGGAGACAGCATCGTCCTCGACCTTGAGGTCGACACGACGGGACAGGGACCCGCGAGTCTGTCGGGAACGGTCACCTTCGTCGCGGAGAACGGCGGATCCCCGTAG
- a CDS encoding DUF7344 domain-containing protein has translation MSLARDDVYEVLSNRRRRFVIHYLRRNDARAALGALAEHVAAWENDIDVAAVGSDARKNVYTSLQQFHLPKMEDLNLVRFDRRAGEVELTDEADEVDVYLEVVEGNDVPWSLYYLGMGGLAGLVTLGHALGAPILAGLSDASCAMFTITAIAALASIHTYYTRKMRLGSDGAPPEIDG, from the coding sequence ATGAGCCTTGCACGAGACGACGTATACGAAGTACTGAGCAACCGACGGCGGCGGTTCGTCATCCACTACCTGCGGCGGAACGACGCGCGGGCGGCGCTGGGGGCCCTTGCCGAGCACGTCGCCGCGTGGGAGAACGACATCGACGTCGCCGCGGTGGGTTCGGATGCACGTAAGAACGTCTACACGTCGCTTCAGCAGTTCCACCTGCCGAAGATGGAGGACCTGAACCTGGTTCGCTTCGATCGGCGGGCGGGAGAGGTGGAACTCACCGACGAGGCCGACGAGGTCGACGTCTACCTCGAAGTCGTCGAGGGGAACGACGTGCCGTGGAGTCTCTACTATCTCGGGATGGGGGGACTGGCGGGACTCGTGACACTCGGCCACGCGCTCGGGGCACCCATTCTCGCAGGGTTGAGCGATGCCAGCTGTGCCATGTTCACGATCACGGCCATCGCGGCACTGGCCTCGATCCACACGTACTACACGAGAAAGATGCGCCTGGGATCCGACGGAGCACCACCAGAGATCGACGGATGA
- a CDS encoding alpha/beta hydrolase, whose protein sequence is MTKRAPELHREAEEIIDRVDLPPTHALSVAGARDALRDLLVSETPPDDDLTVRDLSIPGPGTDPETPLPIRTYSPPGEDHPVLVYFHGGGWVRGDLDTHDGLCRLLAERVECTVVSVDYRRAPEHRFPAAVHDAYAATAWAAEHAGIVGGDPDRVAVGGDSAGGNLAAAVTLLARERGGPDVAHQVLLYPATDHAFDTDSYAENAEGYLLSRASMRWYWNRYLGDALDGANPYASPLQAPELGGLPSATVITAGYDPLRDEGAAYADRLRAAGVPVTHKNYPEMVHVFASFPDLDRAVDARSLIAADLGAAFGRE, encoded by the coding sequence ATGACCAAGCGGGCGCCGGAGCTCCACCGGGAGGCCGAGGAGATCATCGACCGCGTCGACCTCCCACCGACCCACGCCCTCTCGGTTGCGGGCGCCCGCGACGCCCTCCGTGACCTGCTCGTATCGGAGACGCCGCCGGACGACGACCTCACCGTTCGGGACCTCTCGATCCCCGGGCCGGGCACCGATCCCGAGACGCCACTCCCGATTCGGACGTACTCACCGCCCGGCGAGGACCATCCGGTGCTTGTCTACTTCCACGGCGGCGGGTGGGTGCGCGGTGATCTCGACACTCACGACGGGCTCTGTCGACTACTCGCGGAACGGGTAGAGTGTACCGTCGTGTCCGTCGACTACCGTCGAGCACCCGAACATCGGTTCCCGGCCGCGGTCCACGACGCCTACGCGGCGACGGCGTGGGCCGCCGAACACGCGGGGATCGTCGGCGGTGACCCGGATCGGGTGGCGGTGGGCGGAGACAGCGCCGGGGGGAACCTTGCGGCTGCAGTGACGCTTCTGGCTCGCGAGCGCGGCGGCCCCGACGTTGCCCACCAGGTGCTCCTCTATCCGGCAACCGACCACGCTTTCGACACCGACTCCTACGCAGAGAACGCCGAGGGGTATCTGCTCTCGCGGGCGAGCATGCGGTGGTACTGGAATCGCTACCTCGGCGACGCTCTCGACGGCGCCAATCCGTACGCCTCACCGTTGCAGGCGCCGGAGCTTGGGGGTCTACCGTCCGCGACGGTGATCACGGCGGGCTACGATCCGCTCCGGGACGAGGGAGCGGCGTACGCCGACCGCTTGCGCGCGGCGGGTGTCCCGGTCACTCACAAGAACTACCCGGAAATGGTCCACGTGTTCGCGTCCTTTCCCGACCTGGATCGGGCAGTGGACGCGCGCAGCCTGATCGCGGCCGATCTGGGCGCCGCCTTCGGACGGGAGTGA
- a CDS encoding DUF7113 family protein has product MLLIRGMGGDTTLTGTVYERGERAPSFQGAPDEDAAYVWVCDEFYEVESGGSTTQIDGEEIRIAFESPMPRGFDTRDQAIEAAKEHLRTQFARVGVPESTVAIEIEKADPID; this is encoded by the coding sequence ATGTTACTGATCCGTGGGATGGGTGGGGATACGACGCTCACCGGGACCGTGTACGAACGGGGCGAGCGGGCCCCGAGCTTCCAGGGAGCCCCGGACGAAGACGCAGCCTACGTGTGGGTGTGCGACGAGTTCTACGAGGTGGAGAGCGGCGGCTCGACGACGCAGATCGACGGCGAGGAGATTCGGATCGCCTTCGAATCGCCGATGCCTCGCGGGTTCGACACGCGTGACCAGGCGATCGAGGCCGCGAAAGAGCACCTGCGAACCCAGTTCGCCCGGGTCGGCGTCCCGGAGTCGACGGTCGCCATCGAGATCGAGAAGGCCGACCCGATCGACTGA
- a CDS encoding DNA double-strand break repair nuclease NurA codes for MTLDPVHVDGIADLAALLGRRVDDTDHDELARTAFEEWLDPLRADGRVVIEPVGDRRLRSVLVDDVALIEPPYPTVHGLDSGTINPTTFKNGLVLDVAHAAMAAEPSDLDLHRARSLVTTVHANDPTLALGTDWVRRDEGYFRRKILHAPRVNRYAEGVVHALALYLAESSHALEHADAVDDCLLLDGPLYPKELLNWQDRDAELGALATEAKPRAIVGNYVRLVERFLDRGAAIAGFVKNPSPKLITRTLRDRGVDAPWVDDTAFFTRLLESDGEDRRTDRLAFTNWFRSRGGSDRTLAADGDALGVDRRRDPADYELTFFVVYDPREDLCYRIEAPAGLTRDAAARDRLTRQILRDVATARGPPPVVERADALARIGVDEKAALRRKFEERLDSPFVRTYDDHRWGEEF; via the coding sequence ATGACTCTCGATCCGGTCCACGTCGACGGGATCGCCGACCTCGCCGCCCTTCTCGGTCGCCGGGTCGACGACACCGACCACGACGAGTTGGCACGGACGGCGTTCGAGGAGTGGCTCGACCCGCTCCGCGCCGACGGACGGGTGGTGATCGAGCCGGTCGGCGACCGCCGCCTGCGCTCGGTCCTCGTCGACGACGTGGCACTGATCGAGCCGCCCTACCCGACGGTCCACGGTCTCGATTCCGGGACGATCAACCCGACCACGTTCAAAAACGGCCTGGTACTGGACGTGGCCCACGCCGCGATGGCCGCGGAACCGTCGGACCTCGACCTCCATCGCGCGCGAAGCCTGGTGACGACCGTCCACGCCAACGACCCGACGCTCGCGCTCGGCACCGACTGGGTGCGTCGCGACGAGGGCTACTTCCGGCGCAAGATCCTCCACGCGCCCCGAGTGAATCGCTACGCCGAAGGCGTCGTTCACGCGCTCGCCCTGTATCTGGCCGAGAGTTCTCACGCCCTCGAACACGCCGACGCCGTCGACGACTGTCTCCTCCTCGACGGCCCGCTCTACCCGAAGGAACTCCTCAACTGGCAGGATCGCGACGCCGAACTCGGGGCGCTGGCGACGGAGGCCAAACCCCGCGCCATCGTCGGAAACTACGTCCGTCTCGTCGAGCGATTCCTCGACCGGGGCGCCGCCATCGCCGGCTTCGTCAAGAACCCCTCGCCGAAGCTGATCACTCGGACGCTCCGCGATCGGGGTGTCGACGCGCCGTGGGTCGACGACACCGCGTTCTTCACACGGCTGCTCGAATCGGACGGCGAGGACCGGCGGACCGACCGACTCGCGTTCACCAACTGGTTCCGCTCCCGTGGAGGCTCCGACCGGACGCTCGCAGCCGACGGCGACGCCCTCGGCGTGGACCGTCGGCGCGACCCCGCCGACTACGAACTGACCTTCTTCGTGGTCTACGACCCCCGCGAGGATCTGTGCTACCGGATCGAGGCGCCAGCGGGGCTGACCCGCGACGCCGCGGCACGCGACCGTCTCACCCGACAGATCCTTCGCGACGTGGCGACCGCGAGGGGGCCACCCCCGGTCGTCGAGCGAGCGGACGCGCTCGCCCGAATCGGCGTCGACGAGAAGGCCGCGTTACGCCGGAAGTTCGAAGAGCGCCTGGACTCCCCGTTCGTCCGCACGTACGACGACCACCGCTGGGGCGAGGAGTTCTGA